One segment of Candidatus Eisenbacteria bacterium DNA contains the following:
- a CDS encoding hypoxanthine phosphoribosyltransferase → MRPMIERYPPEISPKAGESVTMAAGPAVVLFDTQTLGNRLGELAEQISADFQQKDPILVCLLRGGFVFLTDLSRSLSIPHEVDFLQVSRYDPREKDPTGVKLITDLRSNVRDRHVLVIEGIRTRGTKINYVDRFLELHAPASRTYAALLVQGKEADEPIPLHYCGFRLDNEFVVGMGLDYGERYRNLPYVAAIGWEPRI, encoded by the coding sequence ATGAGGCCCATGATAGAGAGATATCCACCCGAGATCAGTCCCAAGGCGGGTGAGTCGGTCACGATGGCGGCGGGGCCGGCGGTGGTTCTCTTCGATACCCAAACCCTTGGGAATCGTCTGGGAGAATTGGCGGAACAGATCAGCGCTGATTTTCAGCAGAAGGACCCCATCCTGGTTTGTCTCCTCAGGGGAGGGTTCGTCTTTTTGACCGATCTCTCCCGCAGCTTATCGATCCCGCATGAAGTCGACTTTCTGCAGGTCTCCCGCTACGACCCGCGCGAGAAAGATCCGACCGGGGTTAAACTGATCACCGATCTCCGCTCCAATGTTAGGGACCGCCATGTCCTTGTGATAGAAGGCATCCGGACGCGGGGAACAAAGATCAACTATGTGGATCGATTTCTCGAGCTGCATGCCCCTGCATCCCGAACCTATGCGGCCCTGCTTGTGCAGGGTAAAGAAGCAGATGAGCCGATTCCACTTCACTATTGCGGATTTCGCCTGGATAATGAGTTTGTCGTAGGCATGGGACTCGATTATGGAGAGCGCTACCGGAATCTTCCCTATGTTGCTGCTATCGGATGGGAACCCCGTATCTGA
- the tilS gene encoding tRNA lysidine(34) synthetase TilS: MLETDFINRERSRNLLPEGSRYLVAVSGGLDSTVLLHLLSRTSQAFSWDLRVGHVHHGLRDRAGADAASVQNRAYQWGIPYLERRIKADAGRKSEAWARKRRFEALEEMRIESRSDWIVLAHTADDQAETLLLNLIRGTGPRGLGAPRERRGRILRPLLHYSHNDLLTHARSHNLSWCIDRSNWNEPYTRNWIRHRLLPLLASEGNPQIRENLSRLSRFMGQWVASIDLKVEEVLNRSGRWEGEAFHLTGFPDTLDDWLQCEVIREAHRRVNAEADELTEPHLKACRDLLEGEIHRSTHLPGSVVVEGRRGELIFSRQISAQGSGRILESKGPSDHPTIDTLIDPQEGRLRLSEAEEIFMGRRVGLRELPVEVARDRLKARMSLGFAADAPLKGSKAGCWEIFDGDAIEGSLWVRPWKNGDKIHPYGMQGTKLISDLLNEARISNCEKRTIPVIEDDAGILWVMGVRRADRASLTDTTRRVLEVYGSGVS, from the coding sequence ATGCTGGAAACCGACTTTATCAACAGGGAGAGATCCAGAAATCTGCTGCCCGAGGGGTCTCGCTATCTCGTGGCCGTATCCGGCGGACTCGACTCGACGGTCCTCCTTCATCTCCTCTCCCGGACCTCACAAGCCTTCTCCTGGGACCTCAGGGTGGGGCATGTCCATCATGGGCTCCGCGACCGGGCCGGCGCGGATGCCGCATCAGTTCAAAATAGGGCCTATCAGTGGGGGATCCCCTATCTCGAGCGGCGGATAAAAGCCGATGCGGGCCGAAAATCGGAAGCCTGGGCCCGAAAAAGGCGATTTGAAGCGCTTGAAGAGATGCGGATCGAAAGCCGCTCCGATTGGATCGTTCTGGCCCACACGGCCGACGATCAGGCGGAAACTCTATTATTGAACCTTATTCGCGGCACCGGACCGCGCGGTTTGGGGGCGCCGAGGGAGAGACGGGGGAGGATCCTCCGTCCTCTTCTCCATTACTCCCACAACGACCTCCTCACCCACGCCCGTTCCCACAATTTGAGCTGGTGCATTGACCGGTCGAATTGGAATGAGCCCTATACGCGCAATTGGATCCGCCATCGTCTCCTACCCCTTTTGGCTTCGGAGGGTAATCCGCAGATCCGGGAGAATCTTTCACGGCTCTCCCGTTTCATGGGGCAGTGGGTGGCATCGATCGATCTGAAGGTCGAAGAAGTTCTCAACCGGTCCGGCCGCTGGGAAGGAGAGGCTTTTCACCTCACAGGATTCCCCGACACCTTGGATGATTGGCTCCAATGCGAGGTCATCCGGGAAGCCCACCGCCGCGTGAATGCCGAAGCGGATGAATTGACGGAACCCCACCTGAAGGCCTGTCGTGACCTCTTAGAGGGAGAGATCCACCGGTCCACGCATCTCCCGGGTTCGGTCGTTGTGGAAGGCCGGCGGGGTGAATTGATCTTTTCAAGGCAAATCTCAGCCCAGGGCTCGGGCCGGATCTTGGAATCGAAGGGGCCGAGCGATCATCCGACGATCGATACGTTGATTGATCCACAGGAGGGCCGGCTCCGACTCTCCGAAGCCGAGGAGATCTTCATGGGCCGGAGGGTTGGTCTTCGCGAACTCCCGGTCGAGGTCGCCCGGGATCGGCTCAAAGCCCGGATGTCGCTGGGATTCGCGGCGGATGCACCCTTGAAGGGATCAAAAGCGGGGTGTTGGGAAATTTTCGACGGTGACGCGATTGAGGGCTCTCTGTGGGTCAGACCATGGAAAAATGGAGATAAAATTCATCCCTACGGCATGCAGGGCACCAAATTGATCAGCGATCTGCTCAATGAGGCCCGAATTTCGAACTGCGAAAAACGTACTATTCCTGTCATTGAGGATGATGCCGGAATCTTGTGGGTCATGGGTGTCCGGCGGGCCGATCGGGCCTCTCTCACCGACACCACCCGGAGGGTCCTGGAAGTGTACGGATCGGGTGTGTCATGA
- the guaB gene encoding IMP dehydrogenase, whose product MYPRVGKTGLTFDDVLIIPARSDVVPRDMDMSVPLTPRLKLNIPLLSAAMDTVTESRMAIALAREGGMGIIHRNLTIEDQTSEVDKVKRSESGMITDPITMDPDQHVGNALDVMERYRVSGVPITKEGKLVGILTNRDLRFVRDRTIIIRDIMTKENLVTVPEGTTLEEAKEILQRHRIEKLPVIDKNGNLCGLITVKDILKKIQYPDACVDRLGRLVVGAAVGTGDDVLERAQEVVRCGVDLIAVDSAHGHSERVLRTVEKLRKAFPGMDVAGGNVATAEGTRDLINAGATVIKVGMGPGAICTTRVVAGAGIPQITAILDCAEEADKSGVRVIADGGIKYSGDITKAIVAGASAAMIGSLLAGTEESPGETILYQGRSYKSYRGMGSVGAMRQGSGDRYFQDSNAMPEKMVAEGVEGRVPHKGKVSAVVYQLVGGIRSGMGYAGVRNIDELRKKPHFIRLTDAGLRESHPHDVTITKEAPNYKIQ is encoded by the coding sequence ATGTATCCACGAGTTGGGAAAACGGGTCTCACCTTCGACGATGTTCTTATTATCCCGGCTCGATCGGATGTTGTGCCCCGGGATATGGACATGAGCGTGCCGCTGACGCCCCGTCTTAAGCTCAACATTCCGCTCCTGAGCGCTGCGATGGACACTGTTACTGAATCACGCATGGCGATCGCCCTGGCGCGGGAAGGTGGAATGGGGATCATTCACCGTAATCTGACGATCGAGGATCAAACCTCGGAAGTCGATAAGGTCAAACGCTCTGAGAGTGGAATGATCACCGATCCGATCACCATGGATCCTGATCAGCATGTTGGGAATGCTCTCGATGTGATGGAGCGCTACAGGGTCTCTGGGGTGCCGATAACGAAAGAGGGGAAGCTCGTCGGGATCCTCACCAATCGCGATCTCCGGTTTGTCCGTGATCGAACCATTATCATTCGGGACATCATGACCAAGGAAAATCTGGTGACTGTTCCCGAGGGCACGACATTGGAAGAGGCCAAAGAGATTCTTCAAAGACACCGGATAGAAAAGCTGCCCGTTATCGACAAGAACGGGAATCTATGCGGCCTGATCACGGTCAAGGATATCCTTAAAAAGATTCAGTACCCGGACGCCTGTGTCGACCGGCTGGGCCGCCTGGTGGTGGGGGCGGCCGTGGGCACCGGTGATGACGTGTTGGAGCGCGCGCAAGAGGTGGTCCGATGCGGGGTGGATCTCATCGCCGTGGATAGCGCTCATGGTCACTCCGAGCGTGTGCTCCGCACGGTGGAAAAATTGCGCAAAGCCTTCCCCGGGATGGATGTCGCCGGCGGCAATGTTGCGACGGCGGAAGGCACGCGCGATCTCATCAACGCGGGCGCCACTGTTATCAAGGTCGGAATGGGGCCGGGGGCGATTTGTACAACCCGTGTGGTGGCCGGCGCCGGGATTCCGCAGATAACCGCTATACTCGATTGCGCGGAAGAAGCCGACAAATCCGGGGTTCGCGTCATCGCCGACGGGGGGATCAAGTATTCAGGCGATATCACCAAGGCGATTGTCGCCGGCGCCTCGGCTGCCATGATCGGCTCCCTCCTGGCCGGAACCGAAGAAAGCCCCGGTGAGACGATACTTTATCAGGGCCGCAGTTATAAAAGCTATCGGGGTATGGGTTCCGTCGGCGCCATGCGTCAGGGCAGCGGTGACCGTTATTTCCAAGACTCCAACGCCATGCCTGAAAAGATGGTGGCGGAGGGTGTTGAGGGACGTGTCCCCCATAAGGGCAAAGTGTCCGCCGTTGTTTATCAGTTAGTGGGAGGTATTCGTTCGGGAATGGGTTATGCCGGAGTTCGCAATATCGATGAATTGCGCAAAAAGCCTCATTTCATCCGCTTGACGGATGCCGGACTGCGGGAAAGCCATCCGCATGATGTGACCATCACCAAAGAGGCGCCGAATTACAAAATTCAATAA
- a CDS encoding response regulator: MTKLTPHSTTRSQSLETARPQRIVLIDDDKRVVDILQQTLQGRGFAVRIFPDGPSALEWLHTSDNDLPDLIVLSVRLRQRSGLLVCQTIRAHPRTWDLPIILVSEKGEMDNRVQGLRMGADDYISKPFFPRELILRIQKILQRVSRQKELEIRVQKLEQELAEAHTNGYEARKSVQRLRRHIVDEMVHLAHAFHAGGMDGLNEALSQMISQRWGDGPFVYLQRASDGFFRPILSRGIPPRNLLDLVIPASLSGLEGDGLSQSVLLDNVSIGSPLAAIKYPFAASGLRILVPGHLFGETVGVLAIGETANGRLPSGDDLTLAQGAILIFHSLWHRGRVEGQELHHFGWRAARWVEALEEADPSTRGHSRAVSRLCAHLAERLGLEDPEIERIRLAGALHRFAKPPDPTGIYTESCQGIAPLDMEDVEPTVGFGNIDEPHENSLTSILRHQSEAWNGGGRPLGLARGSIPLGSRILAVAEAYIWRCRGEFDRSEAALGSLREEAGVWFDPKIVEHLAQLVHKSEDTPAMRFLEMDG, encoded by the coding sequence ATGACGAAATTGACTCCGCATTCGACAACCAGGAGCCAAAGCCTGGAAACCGCCCGGCCTCAGAGGATCGTCCTTATTGATGACGACAAACGGGTCGTCGATATCCTTCAGCAAACCCTTCAGGGGCGTGGTTTCGCCGTCCGCATCTTTCCGGACGGCCCATCCGCGTTAGAGTGGCTCCACACCTCGGATAATGATCTGCCGGATCTGATTGTTCTCTCCGTTCGATTAAGACAGCGATCCGGCCTCTTGGTTTGCCAGACCATCCGCGCCCATCCCAGAACATGGGATCTACCCATCATCCTCGTGTCGGAAAAGGGGGAGATGGACAATCGGGTTCAAGGCTTGCGGATGGGGGCGGACGATTACATTTCCAAACCGTTTTTCCCGCGTGAACTCATTTTGAGGATTCAAAAAATATTACAAAGGGTCTCGCGGCAGAAGGAACTGGAGATCCGGGTCCAGAAGCTCGAACAGGAACTCGCCGAAGCGCACACCAATGGATATGAGGCGCGAAAATCGGTGCAGCGCCTCCGCCGGCACATTGTCGATGAAATGGTCCACCTGGCGCACGCCTTTCATGCGGGGGGAATGGACGGATTGAATGAAGCGCTGAGCCAAATGATTTCACAAAGGTGGGGTGATGGTCCCTTTGTTTACTTGCAGAGAGCCTCGGATGGATTTTTCCGCCCGATTCTGAGCCGCGGCATCCCACCACGGAATCTCTTGGACTTAGTCATTCCTGCCTCTCTCTCCGGTCTTGAAGGGGATGGATTGTCGCAATCGGTGCTCTTGGACAATGTCTCGATCGGCTCCCCTCTGGCCGCGATCAAATATCCATTCGCCGCTTCAGGTTTGAGAATCCTTGTGCCGGGGCATCTTTTTGGTGAGACCGTTGGCGTTCTTGCCATCGGGGAAACGGCGAACGGCCGACTGCCCAGCGGTGATGATTTAACACTGGCCCAGGGGGCGATTTTGATCTTTCACAGCCTCTGGCATCGGGGCCGTGTGGAAGGTCAGGAACTGCATCATTTTGGATGGCGTGCGGCGCGCTGGGTGGAGGCGTTGGAAGAGGCCGATCCATCGACCCGGGGGCATTCGCGCGCTGTGTCACGCCTCTGCGCCCACCTGGCGGAGCGGTTGGGTCTGGAGGATCCGGAGATTGAACGGATACGGCTTGCCGGAGCGCTCCACCGGTTTGCCAAACCGCCGGATCCAACGGGGATTTATACAGAGAGTTGTCAGGGAATCGCGCCCCTCGATATGGAGGATGTTGAACCGACCGTCGGTTTCGGAAATATTGATGAGCCGCATGAGAACTCCCTGACATCGATCCTTCGACACCAATCCGAGGCCTGGAATGGCGGCGGAAGACCTCTTGGATTGGCCCGTGGATCGATTCCCTTGGGATCACGGATCCTCGCCGTGGCGGAAGCTTATATCTGGCGCTGCCGAGGTGAGTTTGACAGATCCGAAGCGGCCCTGGGAAGTCTCAGGGAGGAAGCGGGTGTATGGTTCGATCCAAAGATTGTTGAACACTTGGCCCAACTTGTTCACAAATCCGAGGATACTCCTGCAATGAGATTTTTAGAGATGGACGGATAG
- a CDS encoding HDOD domain-containing protein has protein sequence MSRTDRILNSVSKLPPVPFILTKLMDLMKDPLIESSRLVKIIAMDDGITANILKVSNSPFYGGRSPISNVSDAVTRLGNANIFRIALAASSSRFLGGRQDGYNMRPGFLWKHGLGTGLAAQILAPRMELLDPATAFTSGLLHDMGKLVLSEFMTENYREIRKAVLEEDVTFSEAEHSIIGIDHAELGGLLAERWDFPESLTSVIRWHHHPEGAGEHAKIVAVISLSSALCHYAGGPVGMEVLASHMDRKILRSLSFTMTDVEKNLIALQDQLEQSSDLLGVSLIE, from the coding sequence ATGAGTCGCACCGACAGGATTCTGAATTCCGTTTCCAAACTTCCCCCGGTCCCCTTTATCCTCACCAAACTTATGGATCTCATGAAGGACCCATTGATCGAGTCGTCCCGCTTGGTGAAGATTATTGCAATGGATGACGGGATCACGGCGAATATTCTGAAGGTCAGCAATTCTCCGTTCTACGGCGGCCGGTCACCCATAAGCAATGTCAGTGATGCTGTGACCCGGTTGGGAAATGCCAATATTTTCCGGATCGCCTTGGCCGCATCATCCAGCAGATTTCTCGGCGGCCGGCAGGATGGGTACAATATGCGTCCCGGCTTTTTGTGGAAGCATGGTCTCGGCACAGGCCTCGCCGCGCAGATTCTGGCGCCGCGGATGGAGCTTCTGGATCCGGCGACGGCGTTTACATCCGGCTTGCTCCATGATATGGGCAAACTCGTTCTTTCCGAATTTATGACGGAAAATTACCGCGAAATCCGCAAGGCGGTTCTCGAAGAGGATGTCACCTTCAGCGAGGCCGAGCATTCCATCATCGGAATCGATCATGCCGAATTGGGCGGCCTTCTCGCGGAAAGATGGGATTTCCCGGAATCTTTGACGTCGGTGATCCGGTGGCATCACCATCCGGAAGGAGCCGGAGAGCATGCGAAGATCGTCGCGGTCATCAGTCTATCCAGCGCCCTCTGTCATTACGCGGGCGGCCCGGTGGGAATGGAGGTCTTGGCGTCCCACATGGATCGTAAGATTTTGCGATCGCTTTCTTTTACAATGACGGATGTGGAGAAAAACCTCATTGCTCTTCAGGATCAATTGGAACAATCCTCGGATCTGCTCGGCGTGTCGCTGATAGAGTAA
- a CDS encoding glycosyltransferase family 39 protein, giving the protein MGSDTRPRLALLFLLFILTFLWTVNTGKVGLWEPTEARYADIAWGMVATGDWWTPQQNYLVHFDKPAPAYWPPAAALRILGKRAWVPRISSLLLALLCVSLTYFWGRRLWGATGGLWAALILGTTLFYSASARVVSTDLPLCAAVILGQWAAWEILASGAGSHVELKKWPRLFWLSLGVGFAVKGPVALLLILLPALVFKAAARMEAGGRLRDFRWKEGILIFCCTGLPWYLSVCWRHPGLLMDLVHNHTLRRFFTTAHHREGPFYYYINILAGGFFPWIVVLGTAIAGDIRSAFKRDAGSHWALWCFSTWVPAFLIFSISGSKLPAYILPLFPIWSLQAAGFLIPGGSGPDNRREISGLVFGTGLLLALAGGFGMIFLKAPSMSSYLEESVRRQASIGAGLLIMGGLILFWLIRPPLRTTLRWLLVTAAAWSAASTVFALQLPAASAGFGAIRKIGETAAAYTKDRPGSKCAAYRCFPGSLPFYTDSPLITVGVDRTETYQNADLYRSLVLPRTANLDSLISAGAGLWIVKAHNAAEWKARLHSIPLEIGSEGAWKLYSISDTPSRSEDCSN; this is encoded by the coding sequence ATGGGATCTGACACCCGCCCCCGCCTGGCCCTCTTGTTCCTGCTCTTTATTCTAACCTTCCTCTGGACTGTCAATACGGGGAAGGTCGGCCTGTGGGAACCGACCGAGGCCCGCTACGCCGACATCGCCTGGGGGATGGTCGCGACCGGGGATTGGTGGACTCCTCAGCAGAACTATCTTGTACATTTTGACAAACCGGCGCCGGCCTATTGGCCGCCGGCGGCCGCCCTCCGGATTCTGGGGAAAAGGGCCTGGGTTCCGAGAATCTCAAGCCTCCTTCTGGCGCTGCTCTGTGTCAGTCTGACCTACTTTTGGGGACGCCGGCTATGGGGCGCGACGGGCGGACTCTGGGCGGCTCTGATCCTCGGCACGACCCTGTTCTACTCGGCCTCGGCGCGGGTCGTCTCGACTGATCTTCCACTCTGTGCCGCTGTCATTTTGGGACAATGGGCCGCTTGGGAGATCCTTGCCAGCGGCGCCGGATCTCACGTTGAACTCAAGAAATGGCCCCGCCTCTTCTGGCTTTCCCTCGGCGTCGGATTCGCTGTAAAGGGTCCGGTGGCCCTGTTGCTCATCCTCCTGCCGGCCCTGGTCTTCAAGGCCGCCGCCCGCATGGAGGCCGGCGGACGACTCCGGGATTTCCGCTGGAAAGAAGGGATCCTCATCTTCTGCTGCACCGGATTGCCCTGGTATCTCAGTGTTTGCTGGCGGCACCCCGGTCTGCTCATGGATCTTGTCCATAACCACACCCTTCGCCGGTTTTTTACAACCGCACATCACCGAGAAGGACCTTTCTACTATTACATTAATATCCTTGCCGGTGGTTTTTTCCCGTGGATTGTTGTGCTTGGGACGGCGATCGCCGGTGATATCCGCAGCGCTTTTAAAAGAGACGCCGGATCGCACTGGGCCCTCTGGTGTTTTTCCACCTGGGTTCCCGCCTTTTTGATCTTCTCTATCTCCGGATCAAAACTCCCCGCCTATATTCTTCCCCTCTTCCCGATTTGGAGCCTCCAGGCGGCCGGGTTTCTCATTCCCGGTGGAAGCGGACCGGACAACCGGCGGGAGATCTCAGGGCTTGTTTTCGGTACGGGATTGTTGCTGGCGCTTGCCGGCGGCTTCGGAATGATTTTTCTTAAAGCGCCGTCGATGTCGTCTTATTTGGAGGAATCGGTTCGCCGGCAGGCCTCGATCGGCGCCGGTCTCCTGATCATGGGAGGTCTGATCCTCTTCTGGCTGATCCGGCCGCCGCTTCGAACCACGCTGCGATGGCTGCTGGTCACGGCGGCCGCCTGGTCAGCCGCATCCACCGTCTTCGCCCTTCAGCTTCCAGCGGCCTCAGCCGGCTTCGGCGCCATCCGCAAAATCGGTGAAACCGCGGCGGCCTATACAAAAGACCGGCCCGGTTCGAAATGCGCGGCCTATCGCTGTTTCCCCGGGAGCCTCCCTTTTTACACCGACTCTCCGTTGATCACGGTGGGTGTCGACCGAACCGAAACATACCAGAACGCCGATCTGTACCGATCCCTTGTCCTGCCCCGAACCGCGAATCTGGATTCACTGATCTCAGCCGGCGCCGGATTATGGATTGTTAAAGCCCACAACGCCGCTGAATGGAAGGCGCGCCTTCATTCAATTCCTCTAGAGATTGGGTCGGAGGGTGCTTGGAAGCTTTACTCTATCAGCGACACGCCGAGCAGATCCGAGGATTGTTCCAATTGA
- a CDS encoding lipid-A-disaccharide synthase N-terminal domain-containing protein produces MKWDFWIVLGLAGQILFSGRFLLQWITSERRGESVIPVGFWYLSLGGSLILLCYAIHRTDPVFILGQAFGSFIYIRNLILITKKNREDLHGI; encoded by the coding sequence ATGAAATGGGATTTCTGGATTGTCCTCGGTTTGGCCGGGCAGATCCTATTCAGCGGCCGTTTTCTGTTGCAGTGGATTACTTCCGAGCGGCGCGGGGAAAGTGTGATTCCGGTGGGATTCTGGTATTTGAGTCTTGGGGGAAGCCTCATCCTCCTCTGCTATGCCATCCACCGAACCGATCCGGTCTTCATCCTTGGACAGGCCTTTGGGAGTTTCATCTATATTCGGAACCTCATTCTCATCACGAAAAAAAACCGGGAAGATCTACATGGGATCTGA
- a CDS encoding glycosyltransferase family 2 protein, translated as MNSAPARTSETSRPPGNPALSIVIPVYNEEDNIHLQWEALRKALAGIKESYEIIFVNDGSTDGTASRLQETAAADPHVRVLQLSAHTGQSAAFEAGFQASRGEWVVTMDGDLQNDPLDIITLLACREQADAVCGVRERRNDNWIRRLSSRIGNAARNVITQEEITDTGCSLKVLRGDIVRRIRFSRGLHRFIPTLMKMEGAHRILEVPVRHQPRRAGASKYGIRNRLWAGLRDCFGVRWMKSRHHEYTAMEMTPSWGDPQRAQEDRHS; from the coding sequence ATGAACTCAGCACCGGCCCGAACATCTGAGACATCACGGCCTCCCGGCAACCCGGCTCTCTCTATTGTTATACCGGTATATAATGAAGAGGATAATATACACCTCCAATGGGAAGCCCTGCGCAAGGCCTTGGCCGGGATCAAGGAGTCATACGAAATCATTTTTGTGAATGACGGCAGCACCGATGGCACGGCGTCGCGGTTGCAGGAAACCGCCGCCGCAGATCCCCATGTCAGGGTTTTGCAGCTGTCGGCCCATACCGGACAATCGGCGGCCTTTGAGGCCGGCTTTCAAGCCTCACGGGGTGAGTGGGTTGTCACCATGGACGGCGATCTTCAAAACGACCCGCTGGACATCATCACCCTGCTGGCCTGCCGGGAACAGGCGGATGCTGTCTGCGGCGTTCGGGAGCGGCGGAATGACAATTGGATCCGGCGGCTCTCATCGAGGATCGGCAACGCCGCCCGCAATGTCATCACTCAGGAAGAGATCACGGATACCGGTTGCTCCCTCAAAGTCCTTCGTGGCGATATCGTGAGAAGGATCCGGTTCTCGCGGGGATTGCACCGCTTTATTCCAACATTGATGAAGATGGAAGGAGCTCACCGGATCCTGGAGGTTCCCGTCCGCCATCAGCCGCGGCGAGCGGGCGCCTCGAAGTATGGGATCCGCAATCGTCTTTGGGCGGGGCTGAGGGATTGTTTTGGCGTCCGCTGGATGAAATCGCGCCACCATGAATATACGGCCATGGAGATGACACCTTCATGGGGCGACCCGCAAAGGGCGCAGGAGGATCGGCACTCATGA
- a CDS encoding SDR family oxidoreductase yields the protein MDSYRGIRALVTGASSGIGRAIAADLARRGANLVLTARSEITLERIAAEIREDHGVDVEVIVLDLLEEAAPQRLYTATSRGRLPIDLVVNNAGIGTYGVFGKIRADREKAMIRLNVEVPMALTALYLPPMVKRGTGGIINVASVLAFLPSPYMAAYGASKAFLLSFSESVAAEVRGTGVRIMALCPGATRTEFHQRAGISKKGPDIKYEDPSDVARHALDAALAGRNLYVSGRLNWLVTQFPRFAPRKLTAWIMERVRRPKGV from the coding sequence ATGGACTCATACCGCGGGATTCGGGCCTTGGTGACCGGAGCTTCCTCCGGCATTGGGCGGGCCATCGCCGCCGATTTGGCCCGCCGGGGTGCGAATCTGGTGTTGACGGCCCGCAGTGAAATAACGCTGGAACGGATCGCGGCGGAGATCCGGGAGGATCACGGTGTGGATGTTGAGGTCATTGTTTTGGATCTCTTGGAAGAGGCCGCACCGCAGCGTCTCTATACGGCGACATCCCGGGGACGCCTGCCGATTGATCTCGTCGTCAACAATGCCGGCATCGGGACATACGGCGTTTTTGGGAAAATCCGGGCGGATCGCGAAAAGGCGATGATCCGTCTAAATGTTGAAGTTCCCATGGCCTTGACCGCTCTTTATCTTCCACCGATGGTGAAACGGGGAACCGGGGGTATCATCAATGTGGCTTCGGTGCTGGCCTTTCTTCCCTCTCCCTATATGGCCGCCTACGGCGCATCGAAGGCCTTTCTCTTGAGCTTCAGCGAGTCGGTGGCGGCCGAGGTTCGCGGGACCGGGGTCCGGATCATGGCCCTTTGCCCCGGCGCGACACGCACCGAGTTTCACCAACGGGCGGGGATCTCCAAGAAGGGACCCGATATAAAATACGAAGATCCCTCAGATGTGGCCCGGCATGCATTGGATGCCGCCCTTGCCGGCCGGAATCTGTATGTCTCCGGCCGCCTCAATTGGCTGGTGACGCAGTTCCCGCGGTTTGCGCCCCGGAAACTGACGGCCTGGATTATGGAACGGGTGCGCAGGCCGAAGGGTGTATAG